The Deltaproteobacteria bacterium genome contains a region encoding:
- a CDS encoding heme-binding sensor globin domain-containing protein, translating into MLSAKDFKSHYELTSEEEQLLKELAPLMEEHKEEFTEDFYGYIMSHKETAEFFPTEEKLDRHRKLIARWFMDLFGGKYDDSYIRNLRHVGKVHVNIKLDGHFVNTSMARMRRFLSEIIESHVPQDKREEGVIAVSKILDINLDILTSSYRQEELRKYFLSFRVEKTLVNWIERFTYGLNLILALALGVVSVAIVALFAQDVIGIFRKADPDSIIAALGSLLIIWLMIELLDTEISHLKGRKLQIKVFVGVIMVAFLRKVLIAGFQHEELLSFVSKVGTLLVLGIVYWLVVRAERE; encoded by the coding sequence ATGCTTTCAGCGAAGGATTTCAAATCCCACTACGAACTTACCTCCGAGGAAGAACAGCTTCTCAAGGAACTTGCTCCTCTTATGGAGGAACACAAGGAGGAGTTCACCGAGGATTTTTACGGGTACATCATGTCCCATAAGGAAACCGCCGAGTTTTTCCCGACCGAGGAGAAGCTTGACCGGCACAGGAAGCTCATCGCCCGCTGGTTCATGGATCTATTCGGGGGCAAGTACGACGACTCGTACATCCGCAATCTCAGGCACGTGGGGAAGGTCCACGTAAACATCAAACTCGACGGCCATTTCGTGAACACCTCCATGGCACGGATGCGGCGCTTCCTCTCAGAGATCATCGAGTCCCACGTCCCCCAGGACAAGAGAGAAGAGGGTGTTATCGCCGTCAGCAAAATCCTGGATATCAACCTGGACATCCTGACCAGTTCCTACAGACAGGAGGAATTGAGAAAATACTTCCTTTCTTTCCGGGTGGAAAAAACCCTGGTAAACTGGATAGAGCGCTTTACCTACGGGCTTAATCTCATCCTGGCCCTTGCGCTGGGAGTGGTCTCAGTGGCGATTGTGGCCCTGTTCGCGCAGGACGTCATCGGGATCTTCCGGAAGGCCGATCCGGATAGTATCATCGCCGCCCTAGGTTCACTGCTGATCATATGGCTGATGATAGAACTTCTCGATACGGAGATCTCCCACCTCAAGGGGAGAAAACTTCAGATCAAGGTCTTCGTCGGGGTCATCATGGTCGCATTTCTCAGAAAGGTTCTCATCGCCGGTTTCCAGCACGAGGAACTGCTCAGCTTCGTCAGCAAGGTCGGCACGCTGTTGGTCCTCGGAATCGTTTACTGGCTGGTCGTCCGGGCAGAAAGGGAATGA
- a CDS encoding GyrI-like domain-containing protein: MKIEIKDVGPLKVAAVESDGTYQEIGEVLMDLFRWVLERGEKVVSYPMAFFPVGPEDGPVGGVRFEACIPVNPEAELKGGGGVKIKKLPAATVAFAKHRGPLDEVGKTYDRIFSWAEDNGYVPEKSTRELYLTNPTQFHEKDLLTEIQVPVKAVRH; this comes from the coding sequence ATGAAGATCGAGATCAAGGATGTCGGGCCGCTGAAGGTGGCGGCGGTGGAGAGCGATGGAACCTACCAGGAGATAGGGGAGGTCCTGATGGATCTTTTCCGGTGGGTCCTGGAAAGGGGCGAAAAGGTGGTGTCCTATCCTATGGCCTTCTTCCCTGTGGGTCCTGAAGATGGACCCGTGGGAGGTGTACGCTTCGAGGCCTGCATCCCCGTAAATCCTGAAGCCGAATTGAAAGGCGGCGGCGGCGTAAAAATCAAGAAGCTTCCAGCCGCCACGGTGGCCTTTGCCAAACACCGGGGACCCCTGGACGAGGTGGGAAAAACCTACGACCGGATATTCTCCTGGGCCGAGGATAACGGCTATGTGCCGGAGAAATCAACCAGGGAGCTTTACCTTACCAACCCCACGCAGTTCCATGAAAAGGATCTTCTCACGGAGATCCAGGTGCCCGTCAAGGCGGTCCGGCATTAA
- a CDS encoding ABC transporter ATP-binding protein, with the protein MPTPAIEIKDLTKKYGDFIVVNKISFRIIQGDIFGFLGHNGAGKTTTVNMLTTLLKPTEGHAMIDGFDIIKEPMEVQKRIGYVPENVQLYETLTAYENLDFFARLSGLKKPGKIIYDTLHFLGAVPYAHNKIKKLSKGMRQRIGLAQAILHKPKVLFLDEPSSGLDPMGIKQLRDICIRLNKETNMTIFMNTHLLSEVTKTCKTIGVLNHGNLIYMDSLESTLNRFKDENSLEQIYLSMETDNQYD; encoded by the coding sequence ATGCCGACCCCAGCGATCGAAATTAAAGACCTGACAAAAAAATACGGTGATTTTATTGTAGTGAACAAAATTTCGTTTCGAATAATACAGGGAGATATATTTGGTTTCCTGGGCCATAACGGAGCAGGAAAAACAACCACTGTCAATATGCTTACTACACTGTTAAAACCCACAGAAGGCCATGCCATGATTGATGGATTCGACATAATTAAAGAACCAATGGAAGTGCAGAAACGTATCGGCTATGTCCCTGAAAACGTACAACTATATGAAACTTTAACTGCATATGAGAACCTGGATTTTTTTGCGCGTCTCTCGGGGTTGAAAAAACCGGGGAAAATTATTTATGACACGCTGCATTTTCTGGGTGCAGTGCCGTATGCCCATAATAAAATAAAAAAACTGTCAAAGGGGATGCGTCAAAGAATCGGTCTTGCCCAAGCCATATTACATAAACCGAAAGTTCTTTTTTTAGACGAGCCGAGTTCGGGGCTTGATCCCATGGGAATCAAACAATTAAGAGATATTTGCATTCGTTTAAACAAAGAAACAAACATGACAATTTTTATGAACACTCACCTGCTTTCGGAGGTTACCAAAACATGTAAAACCATTGGAGTGCTCAATCATGGGAACCTTATATATATGGACAGCCTGGAGAGCACATTAAACCGATTTAAAGATGAAAATTCTTTAGAGCAAATATATTTATCCATGGAAACGGATAATCAATATGACTAA
- a CDS encoding ABC transporter permease subunit gives MTKVTCMVKKDLKLLLRENTVIILLSIFVVMTLASTGIEWSAQHTIKQVYNVASQELVKAGNPVPTLPLPSMSSLSLMKNMIIYIVLIGALLAITMGHVASINDRQAGVIRILFSKPFSRTDFFLAKVLSSSIIIFVSLFIAMIVSIISIYSMRGMSSNQVLNVCVFYLVSFVYLAGFAYIGLFFGMNSDNSTNAILFPLLLWIVITFALPEFASALYPTGSLNPVLPSTNMLDSPILKVMHSSIYPFSISEQYKALSAHIFGLSSDTVLNKRSHYSPWANLIILSAWSTLTLILSYLSAKRLNTAEGDTYE, from the coding sequence ATGACTAAAGTAACATGCATGGTAAAAAAAGACCTTAAATTACTGCTAAGAGAAAATACCGTAATTATCTTACTGTCAATATTCGTGGTCATGACGCTGGCTTCAACAGGTATTGAATGGTCCGCACAACATACAATAAAACAGGTCTATAATGTCGCTTCCCAGGAATTGGTAAAAGCCGGCAATCCGGTTCCGACTCTGCCTCTTCCATCAATGAGTTCCCTTTCGTTGATGAAAAATATGATTATCTATATCGTCCTCATAGGCGCGTTGCTTGCCATAACGATGGGGCATGTCGCGTCAATTAATGACAGGCAAGCCGGCGTAATAAGGATTCTGTTTTCAAAACCGTTTTCAAGAACAGACTTCTTCCTGGCGAAAGTACTTTCTTCATCAATAATAATATTTGTTTCTCTTTTCATAGCTATGATTGTCAGTATCATTTCAATATATTCAATGCGCGGCATGAGCTCAAATCAAGTCCTGAATGTCTGTGTTTTCTATTTAGTTTCATTTGTTTATCTTGCCGGTTTTGCCTATATCGGTCTTTTTTTCGGAATGAACAGCGATAATAGTACAAATGCAATTCTTTTTCCGCTTTTGCTCTGGATTGTCATTACTTTTGCGTTGCCTGAATTCGCGTCGGCCCTATATCCTACAGGTTCCTTGAATCCTGTTCTACCTTCAACAAACATGCTTGACTCCCCGATACTGAAGGTAATGCATTCCAGCATATATCCTTTTTCGATATCAGAACAGTACAAGGCACTTTCAGCACACATATTCGGGTTATCATCTGACACGGTTTTAAATAAACGCTCCCATTATTCTCCGTGGGCCAACCTGATAATACTATCGGCCTGGTCAACCCTTACCTTAATATTATCGTATTTATCGGCTAAAAGGTTAAACACCGCCGAAGGTGACACTTATGAATAG